The following proteins come from a genomic window of Oncorhynchus clarkii lewisi isolate Uvic-CL-2024 chromosome 23, UVic_Ocla_1.0, whole genome shotgun sequence:
- the LOC139382034 gene encoding calmodulin-1: MADQLTEEQIAEFKEAFSLFDKDGDGTITTKELGTVMRSLGQNPTEAELQDMINEVDADGNGTIDFPEFLTMMARKMKDTDSEEEIREAFRVFDKDGNGYISAAELRHVMTNLGEKLTDEEVDEMIREADIDGDGQVNYEEFVQMMTAK; the protein is encoded by the exons ATG GCTGATCAGCTGACAGAGGAGCAGATTGCCG AGTTCAAAGAGGCTTTCTCGCTCTTTGACAAGGATGGCGATGGCACCATCACCACCAAAGAGCTGGGCACTGTCATGCGCTCTCTGGGCCAAAACCCCACAGAGGCTGAGCTGCAGGACATGATCAACGAGGTGGATGCTGATG GTAATGGAACGATAGACTTCCCAGAGTTCCTGACCATGATGGCGAGGAAGATGAAGGACACAGACAGTGAGGAGGAGATCAGAGAAGCATTCCGCGTCTTCGACAAG GATGGGAACGGTTACATCAGTGCTGCTGAGCTGCGCCACGTGATGACAAACCTTGGGGAGAAGCTGACTGATGAAGAAGTTGATGAGATGATTAGAGAAGCAGACATTGATGGTGATGGCCAGGTCAATTATGAAG AGTTCGTACAAATGATGACAGCGAAGTGA